A genomic stretch from Candidatus Acidiferrales bacterium includes:
- a CDS encoding YciI family protein, with amino-acid sequence MKDFMFLFRFKDGFDYKTASREEFQKEAMKWQTWTENLLKEGRLTPGNRLVQSGKVVKGKSKQVHDGPFAEGKEVVGSFCTVKARNIDEALEVAKGCPILDQDGSVEVREIKVY; translated from the coding sequence ATGAAAGATTTCATGTTCCTTTTCAGGTTCAAAGATGGATTCGATTACAAAACCGCTTCGCGTGAAGAATTTCAGAAAGAGGCGATGAAATGGCAGACATGGACTGAAAATCTTCTGAAGGAAGGAAGACTTACTCCAGGCAATCGTTTGGTCCAATCTGGAAAAGTAGTCAAAGGAAAGAGCAAGCAAGTGCACGATGGGCCATTTGCCGAAGGGAAAGAAGTCGTCGGGAGTTTCTGCACTGTCAAAGCACGAAACATTGACGAGGCTCTCGAGGTCGCGAAAGGATGCCCTATCCTCGACCAGGATGGCAGTGTCGAGGTAAGAGAGATCAAGGTTTACTAA
- a CDS encoding sigma-70 family RNA polymerase sigma factor: MEDNNVDKLVDHLFRHESGKMVSVLTRTFGTENLEIVEDVVQDALLQATQLWPVNGIPNNPSAWLYQAARNKAIDVLRRNNHSVRLETEEESSLPDADSLLPGMIDEAGQEEIVKDDMLRMMFVCCHPAIPEENQITLILKVLCGFSTAEIARAFLTSEDTISKRLYRTKEFFRSHKIEFAVPLPNKLKSRIDGVLNSIYLLFNEGYNSTDSEELIRKDLMEEAILLCKMLTENPLTSQPETFALMALMCFQSSRNDSRLTPEGEIILLPDQDRSKWDFELIAAGNEFMNKAAYGDSVSKYHLEAAIAFEHCTAESFDRTNWARILELYEWLCRVSSSPVLELNKAVATMQVHGAAEALRLLVNIRDKKKIETYHIYHSLLGEIYCRLDRKGDAREEFEIAERLTGSETERRLMREKISAIARLEAAAG, translated from the coding sequence ATGGAAGACAACAACGTCGATAAGCTTGTCGATCACCTTTTCCGCCATGAATCGGGGAAGATGGTTTCCGTGCTGACGCGGACTTTCGGGACAGAAAATCTCGAAATAGTTGAAGACGTTGTGCAAGATGCTCTTCTGCAGGCAACTCAGCTCTGGCCGGTAAATGGAATACCGAACAATCCATCCGCGTGGTTGTATCAAGCCGCGCGAAACAAAGCGATCGATGTATTAAGACGAAACAACCATTCGGTCAGGTTGGAGACAGAGGAGGAATCCAGTCTTCCTGATGCGGACTCGTTATTACCGGGAATGATCGACGAGGCGGGACAGGAAGAGATTGTGAAAGACGATATGCTTCGCATGATGTTTGTTTGCTGCCATCCTGCAATCCCGGAGGAAAATCAGATCACACTTATTCTGAAAGTGCTTTGCGGATTCAGCACGGCCGAAATCGCCAGGGCATTCCTGACTTCCGAGGACACGATTTCTAAAAGATTATACCGGACGAAAGAATTTTTCCGGTCGCACAAGATTGAATTTGCCGTCCCTCTGCCGAATAAACTGAAAAGCAGAATAGATGGAGTGCTGAACTCGATCTATCTCCTGTTCAATGAAGGATATAACTCGACTGACTCCGAAGAGTTGATACGGAAAGACCTGATGGAAGAGGCGATACTACTTTGCAAGATGCTTACCGAGAATCCTCTCACGTCACAGCCGGAAACTTTTGCGCTGATGGCATTGATGTGTTTCCAGTCGTCGCGCAACGACAGCCGCCTTACACCCGAGGGAGAAATAATCTTGCTGCCGGACCAGGACAGAAGCAAATGGGATTTTGAATTGATCGCGGCGGGGAACGAATTTATGAACAAAGCGGCGTATGGAGATTCGGTGAGCAAGTACCATCTCGAAGCCGCGATCGCGTTCGAACATTGCACTGCGGAGAGTTTTGACAGGACGAACTGGGCAAGGATACTAGAGCTGTACGAATGGCTCTGCCGTGTTTCGTCGTCGCCGGTTCTGGAATTGAATAAAGCTGTCGCGACGATGCAGGTTCATGGAGCCGCAGAAGCATTGAGGTTGTTAGTGAACATCCGGGACAAGAAAAAAATTGAGACTTACCACATTTACCACAGCCTGTTGGGAGAAATCTATTGTCGCCTGGACAGGAAGGGGGACGCCCGTGAGGAATTTGAAATTGCAGAAAGGCTGACCGGGTCAGAAACGGAGAGAAGGCTGATGAGGGAGAAAATTTCCGCGATTGCACGCCTTGAGGCGGCCGCAGGATAA
- a CDS encoding cytidine/deoxycytidylate deaminase family protein, producing the protein MAKTRADWFEYFMAIAEQVSTRSTCDRRHVGAVIVRDKVILSTGYNGSLRGAPHCDDVGHDMDNGHCVRTVHAEANAVAQAAKNGVNINNSEIYVTASPCLNCFKLIANSGINSIYYKEFYRDERIKKYAEEAGVELIYMGTETPAGT; encoded by the coding sequence ATGGCAAAAACGAGAGCCGATTGGTTTGAATATTTTATGGCAATAGCCGAGCAGGTGTCAACGCGCAGCACATGCGACCGCAGACATGTCGGCGCCGTCATCGTGCGCGACAAGGTAATACTTTCAACAGGATATAACGGGAGTCTCCGCGGCGCACCGCATTGCGATGACGTCGGACACGACATGGACAACGGGCATTGCGTTCGCACCGTCCATGCAGAAGCCAACGCCGTCGCGCAGGCGGCGAAAAACGGCGTGAATATCAACAACTCGGAGATCTACGTCACCGCGTCGCCCTGCCTGAACTGTTTCAAACTAATCGCGAACTCGGGTATCAACTCAATCTATTATAAAGAATTCTACCGCGACGAGAGGATAAAGAAATATGCGGAAGAAGCAGGCGTGGAACTGATTTACATGGGGACCGAAACACCCGCCGGAACATAA
- a CDS encoding GNAT family N-acetyltransferase — protein sequence MIDPTINIVPAAERDVPLILSFIKGLAEYERLLGQVVATEDALRETLFGPKKFAEVVIARYGDEPAGFALFFHNYSTFLGQPGIYLEDLFVLPEFRKKGVGKALLTYLSRVAVERKCGRLEWAVLDWNKPVIEFYEKMGAVCLDDWRICRLTGMALKKLGSNSGEPK from the coding sequence ATGATCGACCCGACCATAAACATCGTGCCGGCTGCCGAAAGAGATGTCCCTTTGATTCTTTCTTTCATAAAGGGACTTGCTGAATACGAGCGTCTGCTCGGCCAGGTCGTCGCAACTGAAGATGCATTGCGGGAGACGCTCTTCGGACCAAAGAAGTTTGCTGAAGTCGTCATCGCACGTTACGGGGATGAGCCTGCCGGCTTCGCGCTCTTCTTTCATAATTACTCCACATTTCTCGGACAGCCCGGAATTTATTTGGAGGATCTTTTTGTATTGCCGGAGTTTCGCAAGAAGGGAGTAGGCAAGGCATTGTTAACGTATCTCTCGCGCGTTGCCGTCGAAAGAAAATGTGGAAGACTCGAATGGGCTGTGCTCGACTGGAATAAACCGGTGATAGAATTTTATGAAAAGATGGGGGCTGTCTGCCTCGATGACTGGAGGATATGCCGGCTTACAGGCATGGCGTTAAAGAAGCTCGGATCGAATTCCGGAGAACCGAAGTAG
- a CDS encoding Ig-like domain-containing protein encodes MKFYFILKSSRALKLSCLLIVFLLLSGCTKNSNPTGDQGSLSDSSIKPKVIFTLPADKSVGPFDIYNPGSGSSRPSFVLQFNKLMSTYSLKVGAITCKGFDRPVVVILHLTSIPVIYDKAQSANRTGTTESVDTQHRSNKPESYDDVLEFDIFDSLTYETGYGGVQMRYAVGKTYTVTIDTSLEDINGNHLQTSYTFSFTPEPNFRVIYSFPAAGQTNVNILNGQYMEVMFNSPLQASALSQITITPTLKGKWSFYNGDSTVASFSSIDAMKYNTAYSIAIPAGVGDNYGHQLVSNYSSGFTTTPFQVQSVSPTDGSTNVSSTTEVYFSMTGGIDTSTIRSAFTISPSTTGTLYYSGNGPTDFYFMPAPGFAFNTKYTLTLSTALRATDGTYLSAPFSASFTTQAFQVTSTSPSDGSINVPSSQNIYVYLNGPIDTSTVRSAFSISPNIAGYFTDYYGSDYFEFTPYNGFSMGTNYTVSISTALKALNATPLPSDYTFSFSTQPFQITSCSPSNGTSDWPLNYSPISVYFNTLIDTASARAAFSINPNTSGYFSFYNYSGSPEFTFTPNNGFKLGTTYSVVISTAMKSLGGGNLSSPYTFSFSTVPFRVSISPTDGSTGVSRGTSIEVYCDAQYDTSTVRSAFSISPSVSGSLQFFGNSNYSPYFSFYPTNSTSFSANTKYTVTISTTLKAYDGTPLPQTYTSTFTTGSY; translated from the coding sequence ATGAAGTTCTATTTCATTCTAAAATCTTCTAGGGCTCTCAAGTTATCATGCCTATTAATCGTTTTCCTTTTGCTCTCGGGCTGCACCAAAAATTCCAACCCCACAGGAGATCAAGGGAGTCTTTCCGATTCCTCGATAAAGCCGAAAGTCATATTTACACTTCCGGCCGATAAGAGCGTCGGCCCCTTCGACATTTACAATCCAGGGTCAGGATCGAGCAGACCTTCGTTCGTCTTGCAGTTTAACAAGCTTATGAGCACGTACTCGCTAAAAGTGGGAGCGATAACATGCAAAGGCTTTGACAGACCGGTCGTAGTAATACTTCACTTGACCTCTATCCCTGTCATATACGATAAGGCGCAATCTGCTAACCGTACAGGCACTACCGAAAGCGTGGACACACAGCATCGTTCGAACAAACCGGAAAGTTATGACGACGTACTGGAATTCGACATTTTCGACTCCTTAACCTATGAGACCGGCTACGGCGGCGTTCAAATGCGGTATGCTGTCGGCAAGACTTACACCGTTACTATCGATACCTCACTTGAAGACATCAACGGGAACCATCTTCAGACTTCTTATACATTCTCTTTTACGCCTGAACCTAATTTCCGCGTGATATATTCATTTCCGGCAGCAGGTCAGACGAACGTCAATATCCTAAACGGACAGTACATGGAAGTAATGTTCAACAGCCCACTCCAGGCGAGCGCTCTATCCCAGATCACTATCACGCCGACTTTGAAGGGCAAATGGAGCTTTTACAACGGCGACTCCACTGTTGCCTCTTTCTCCTCTATTGACGCAATGAAGTACAATACGGCATACTCCATAGCCATTCCAGCGGGAGTCGGTGACAATTACGGACATCAATTGGTAAGTAATTATTCATCAGGTTTCACGACTACGCCGTTTCAGGTGCAGTCCGTGAGCCCAACGGACGGCAGCACTAACGTATCTTCGACCACTGAGGTTTATTTCTCCATGACGGGCGGAATCGACACGAGCACGATTCGCTCTGCATTCACGATCAGCCCAAGTACGACGGGTACGCTGTATTACTCCGGCAATGGTCCTACAGATTTTTATTTCATGCCGGCCCCGGGTTTCGCCTTTAATACAAAATATACCCTGACGCTGTCGACCGCATTAAGAGCGACCGACGGAACGTATCTCTCCGCTCCTTTCAGTGCCTCATTCACGACGCAGGCATTTCAAGTGACATCAACTTCTCCGAGCGACGGGTCTATCAACGTCCCTTCTTCCCAGAATATCTATGTTTATTTAAACGGTCCAATCGATACGTCAACCGTTAGATCCGCGTTCAGCATCAGTCCGAACATAGCGGGGTATTTTACAGACTACTACGGCTCCGACTATTTTGAGTTCACTCCGTATAATGGATTTAGCATGGGGACGAACTACACCGTTTCCATCTCGACGGCATTGAAGGCATTAAATGCAACCCCGCTCCCATCGGATTACACATTTTCCTTTTCTACTCAGCCGTTCCAGATAACAAGCTGCAGCCCGTCAAATGGGACATCGGACTGGCCGCTGAATTATTCTCCAATATCCGTCTATTTTAATACCCTCATCGACACGGCGAGTGCACGAGCTGCTTTTAGCATAAATCCAAATACCTCAGGATATTTTAGTTTTTACAATTATTCCGGCTCACCTGAGTTTACATTCACCCCGAATAATGGGTTTAAGCTGGGCACCACTTACAGTGTGGTGATCTCGACTGCGATGAAATCTCTGGGCGGAGGTAATCTTTCTTCTCCTTACACTTTTTCATTCTCTACCGTCCCATTTCGTGTTTCGATTTCTCCTACAGACGGCAGCACCGGAGTAAGCAGGGGGACTTCCATCGAAGTTTACTGCGACGCCCAATATGATACATCAACCGTGCGCTCGGCTTTCAGTATCAGTCCAAGCGTCAGCGGCTCACTCCAGTTTTTCGGTAACTCCAACTATAGCCCATATTTCTCTTTTTACCCGACGAACTCTACCAGCTTCTCTGCCAATACGAAATACACGGTAACTATCTCGACAACGTTAAAGGCGTATGATGGAACACCCCTGCCTCAGACTTATACTTCAACCTTCACAACGGGGTCTTATTGA
- a CDS encoding lipocalin family protein: METQGIVSICFAGILLMLSSSGADSQTPPAEVTTVKHVDLKRYIGTWYEIAKIPNSFQKQCSCNTAASYALRDDGKIEVINRCTKNDGSADEAKGIARVVDTTTNAKLEVSFVRILGIQLFWGDYWIIGLDDNYNYAVVGTPSRKYGWVLSRTPVLSPEDMRAAFEILKTQGYNLNDFVKTEQK, translated from the coding sequence ATGGAAACTCAAGGAATTGTTTCGATTTGTTTTGCTGGAATATTGCTGATGCTTTCGAGTAGCGGCGCCGATAGCCAAACTCCACCTGCAGAGGTGACGACCGTCAAGCACGTCGACCTCAAAAGATACATTGGGACGTGGTACGAAATAGCAAAAATACCCAACTCTTTTCAGAAGCAATGTTCCTGCAACACGGCAGCGAGCTACGCGCTCCGCGATGACGGAAAGATCGAAGTAATAAACAGGTGTACCAAAAACGATGGTTCCGCAGATGAGGCGAAGGGAATTGCGCGGGTTGTCGACACCACGACGAATGCAAAGTTGGAAGTGAGCTTCGTCAGAATTCTCGGCATCCAGTTATTCTGGGGAGATTACTGGATCATCGGGCTCGACGACAATTACAATTATGCTGTTGTTGGAACTCCTTCGCGGAAATACGGCTGGGTGTTAAGTCGGACCCCGGTACTTTCACCGGAAGACATGAGGGCGGCATTTGAAATTCTGAAAACTCAAGGATACAATCTGAACGATTTTGTGAAGACCGAGCAGAAGTAA
- a CDS encoding glycoside hydrolase family 2 TIM barrel-domain containing protein, which yields MCKRITTASIFLIVSSTIIGCASLNIPMRRNVLNYPVNLRELDSGWVCMNIGDLKSTGEELSTPSYPLSGWMRATVPGTVLTTLLNDSLIPDPYYGMNNKKIPDIYDAGRKYYTYWFANNFHEQPPVDNQRVWLHFRGINYGCDIYLNGHRLNKQTHYGMFLRQTYDITSFIPQDGDNRLAVLVFPPDPVGNPNGGQGGDGTIARNVSSQYTAGWDWIQPIHDRNTGIWDKVIIERTFSIRQQNPHVVTVVPGKRFPEAPQAPVIIKASAEIYNPTDKEVHGALEYILDSVVVKKEVVLQPDTTTMVQLPDYTMKNPKLWWPNGYGRQALYRFDFQFLNDDNQILDEKIITTGIREIQTQWNDHTRSRQVLVNGQKIFIKGGDWITSDAMLRFSPERYDAELRFHRDMNLNLIRVWGGGITERPEFYDACDKYGILVFQDFWMSGDCNGKWTDPKKKEDQWTRRNYPDDHLLFLESVADQVKMIRNHPSLAFYCGGNEIAPPEDILASIQDSLLPELDTTRYFFEYSNVDSMSYNFIGRTGDGPYWLEPVRFFWENRFFPFNSEIGSVGMGDYESLERFIPQQDMTLPGPAWKNMDSVWGYHEPGWYGSFIDAYGKPMDVKDYADKAQLVNYDEYRGLIEGHLAHMWDWYTGVIIWKTQNPWTALRGQMYDHYLDPNGGLYGLHHAGEPLHVMYNPIDGMTTVVNETFRPYHDIMLQATAYDIAGKDSLVMQVLIQMSPTSVQRIEPVKKILDTLFTAHGGFLSLRLLDTDRKMLSDNFYWLPDSTGNYTGLQQMPKANVSVTARVISPLKIEVTISDPAGGPVAFFNRISLVHSSTKKRILPVFYSDNYISILPGEAKTIFIDTKSDETMNGVVSIKGWNVEQGYYIVSSK from the coding sequence ATGTGCAAAAGAATTACCACAGCATCCATCTTCCTTATTGTCTCATCGACGATAATCGGATGTGCATCCTTAAATATCCCGATGCGGCGCAACGTTCTCAATTACCCCGTGAACCTCCGGGAGTTAGATTCAGGCTGGGTATGTATGAATATCGGGGACCTGAAATCGACCGGAGAAGAATTGTCCACTCCATCTTATCCTTTGTCCGGATGGATGCGTGCTACAGTGCCTGGAACTGTCCTGACGACACTATTGAACGACAGCTTGATCCCTGATCCATATTATGGGATGAACAATAAGAAGATACCAGACATCTACGACGCCGGGCGCAAATATTATACCTACTGGTTTGCAAACAATTTCCACGAGCAACCGCCTGTCGACAACCAACGGGTCTGGCTCCATTTCCGAGGCATCAATTACGGGTGTGACATCTACCTGAACGGCCATAGACTGAACAAGCAAACACATTACGGAATGTTCCTGCGACAGACTTATGACATCACCTCCTTCATCCCGCAGGACGGAGACAACCGGCTTGCCGTCTTGGTTTTTCCTCCCGATCCTGTCGGCAACCCAAATGGCGGACAGGGCGGCGATGGAACAATCGCACGAAATGTGTCGAGCCAGTACACTGCTGGCTGGGATTGGATCCAGCCCATCCACGACCGGAACACGGGAATCTGGGACAAGGTGATTATTGAAAGAACATTTTCAATTCGTCAGCAGAATCCGCATGTCGTCACTGTGGTTCCCGGCAAGAGATTTCCTGAAGCGCCACAAGCACCAGTGATCATCAAGGCAAGCGCGGAGATTTACAATCCGACAGATAAGGAGGTTCATGGTGCACTTGAATATATTCTCGATAGCGTTGTCGTAAAGAAGGAAGTGGTCCTTCAACCGGATACAACAACAATGGTGCAATTACCGGATTACACAATGAAGAATCCGAAGCTATGGTGGCCAAACGGCTACGGCAGGCAAGCTTTGTATAGATTCGATTTTCAATTCCTGAATGATGACAATCAAATACTTGACGAGAAGATTATTACGACAGGCATCCGTGAAATACAGACACAATGGAACGACCACACACGCAGCCGTCAGGTGCTTGTAAACGGACAGAAGATATTCATAAAAGGCGGCGACTGGATTACGTCGGATGCCATGCTCCGCTTCTCGCCCGAACGGTACGATGCCGAACTCCGCTTTCACCGAGACATGAATCTCAACCTGATCCGCGTGTGGGGTGGAGGTATTACTGAGCGGCCGGAGTTCTACGACGCGTGCGACAAATATGGAATACTCGTCTTTCAGGATTTCTGGATGTCAGGCGACTGCAACGGCAAGTGGACCGATCCGAAGAAAAAAGAAGATCAGTGGACCAGGCGTAATTATCCCGACGACCACCTGCTCTTCCTGGAATCCGTCGCCGACCAGGTCAAAATGATCCGCAACCATCCCTCTCTCGCTTTCTACTGTGGCGGGAACGAAATTGCTCCACCCGAAGATATCCTTGCTTCAATCCAAGATTCCCTGCTGCCAGAATTGGACACTACGCGTTATTTCTTCGAGTATTCAAATGTCGATAGCATGTCGTACAACTTTATCGGCCGCACGGGAGACGGACCATATTGGCTTGAGCCTGTGAGGTTCTTCTGGGAAAACCGTTTCTTCCCCTTCAACTCTGAAATTGGATCTGTAGGGATGGGAGATTACGAATCGCTGGAGCGTTTCATACCACAACAGGACATGACCCTTCCAGGCCCGGCCTGGAAAAACATGGATTCAGTGTGGGGGTACCACGAACCAGGTTGGTACGGCAGCTTCATCGATGCCTACGGAAAACCGATGGACGTCAAAGACTATGCCGACAAGGCGCAACTTGTCAACTACGACGAGTATCGTGGGTTGATCGAAGGTCACCTGGCGCACATGTGGGACTGGTATACCGGCGTCATCATCTGGAAAACTCAGAATCCATGGACGGCCCTGCGCGGTCAAATGTACGATCACTATCTCGATCCGAACGGAGGTCTATATGGTTTGCACCACGCAGGCGAACCTCTCCACGTCATGTATAACCCGATAGACGGAATGACGACGGTTGTGAACGAGACTTTTCGTCCGTACCACGATATCATGCTGCAGGCAACCGCATACGATATCGCGGGCAAAGATTCGCTCGTCATGCAAGTGCTCATCCAAATGAGTCCGACTTCCGTTCAGAGAATCGAGCCTGTCAAGAAGATATTGGACACCCTGTTTACAGCTCACGGAGGTTTCCTCTCATTGCGTTTGCTCGACACTGACCGCAAAATGTTAAGCGACAATTTTTACTGGCTTCCCGATTCCACAGGCAATTACACCGGATTGCAGCAAATGCCGAAGGCAAATGTGTCGGTGACGGCAAGAGTAATAAGCCCGCTGAAGATTGAAGTTACAATCTCCGATCCCGCAGGTGGACCCGTCGCATTTTTCAATCGTATCTCGCTGGTTCACTCCTCAACAAAAAAACGTATTCTGCCCGTGTTTTACAGCGACAATTATATCTCGATATTACCCGGCGAAGCAAAGACAATCTTCATCGATACGAAATCTGATGAGACAATGAATGGTGTCGTTTCAATCAAGGGTTGGAATGTCGAGCAGGGATATTACATCGTAAGTTCGAAATAA
- a CDS encoding insulinase family protein → MKMLRSFVYGLSFLLSVVVTQTQAQQIFKLDQSLATDSSATIGKLDNGLTYYIKENRKPEKRADLRLVVKAGSVLEDDDQQGLAHFVEHMAFHGTKSFPKHELANFLEKSGIRFGPEVNAYTDFDETWYILQVPTDSPAVMKTGFQILEEWAHAVTFNDSDIEKERGVVREEWRLGRGADERIFRQQCPYLFYKSRYAERIPIGKIGIIDSCPHDAIRRFYRDWYRPDLMAVIAVGDFNKGEIEQLIKDHFSSLKNPPNERERAKYSIPDHKDTLVSIATDKELSRTSISVTFLRNAHGSRTVSDYRNDIISGLYDRMFNARLSEIVLKPNPAFIYAYGGDGRFLADRQAYSLGAGVADTTIVRGLQAVMVEANRVREYGFTSSELERQKNESLRWMQKAYDERDKTESSRYVNEYQRNFINDEPIPGIAAELALYKQLLPGITAEEVNDLASERMRPGNSTILVAAPEKDSVRLPSENEVLAVVSAAGALKLEPYVDRVSSEPLIAKLPVPGKIVAEKKIPSIGITEWRLSNGARVVLKPTDFKNDEILFSSYAPGGSSLVDDSDYLSAIAATGIIAQAGIGDFDAVTLNKKLAGKVVSVSPMISEIYEGLRGNSSPKDIETLFQLVYLYSTSPRRDTAAFSAYMTRWKESLQNVSANPQAVFNDTIRVTMSNYHFRGRPITTGLLDEVRLDEALSIYKSRFADFSSSTFFFVGSFQVDSLKPFAEQYLASLPSLNRGEKWKDIGMEPPKGVIAKEVRKGVEPKSLVNLTFTGPFVWSQQNRYDFEAMMGILNIRLREVLREDKGATYGVRVNGNSHSIPKPEYSITISWGCSPDRVDELVKQVLIQIDSLKLKGPDSVYIQKEKELERRSLEVNLKQNGYWMSRLYGCYLDNEDPEVILNYPKLIDGLTEGAIQSAAKEYFSMDNYVKVVLYPEK, encoded by the coding sequence ATGAAGATGCTTCGTTCTTTCGTATATGGGTTGTCATTTCTGCTCTCAGTTGTTGTTACGCAAACTCAAGCCCAGCAAATATTCAAGCTAGACCAGTCACTTGCGACTGATTCAAGCGCCACCATCGGCAAACTGGATAACGGTCTGACTTATTACATCAAGGAAAACAGGAAGCCTGAAAAACGCGCCGACCTGCGGCTTGTCGTGAAAGCCGGGTCGGTCCTTGAAGACGACGACCAGCAAGGGCTCGCGCATTTCGTGGAACACATGGCATTCCATGGCACGAAGAGTTTTCCGAAACACGAGCTGGCGAATTTCCTGGAAAAGTCAGGTATCAGGTTTGGGCCAGAAGTAAACGCCTACACAGACTTTGACGAGACATGGTACATCCTTCAGGTGCCGACGGACTCGCCGGCTGTCATGAAAACCGGATTCCAGATACTGGAAGAATGGGCTCATGCCGTAACATTCAATGATTCGGATATTGAAAAAGAGCGCGGTGTAGTCAGGGAAGAATGGCGGCTCGGAAGAGGCGCCGATGAGCGCATCTTCAGACAGCAGTGTCCGTATTTATTCTACAAGTCCCGTTATGCCGAGCGGATTCCGATCGGAAAGATAGGGATCATAGACTCGTGTCCACACGATGCCATCCGACGTTTTTATCGTGACTGGTATAGACCGGATCTGATGGCAGTGATCGCTGTCGGAGATTTCAACAAGGGTGAGATCGAACAACTTATTAAAGACCATTTCTCAAGCCTGAAGAACCCGCCGAATGAGCGGGAGCGAGCAAAATATTCCATCCCAGATCACAAGGATACTCTGGTCTCGATTGCCACGGATAAAGAATTGTCCCGGACTTCAATTAGCGTAACGTTTCTGCGAAATGCTCACGGGAGCCGGACCGTATCCGACTATCGCAATGACATCATAAGTGGTCTCTATGATCGGATGTTCAATGCGCGCCTCAGTGAAATTGTTCTTAAGCCGAACCCGGCTTTCATCTATGCCTATGGTGGCGACGGGAGATTCCTCGCGGACAGACAAGCTTATAGTTTGGGTGCGGGTGTCGCGGACACGACGATCGTAAGGGGACTTCAGGCTGTCATGGTTGAAGCCAATCGAGTGAGGGAATACGGTTTCACCTCTTCTGAGCTCGAGCGTCAAAAGAATGAAAGTTTGAGATGGATGCAGAAAGCATACGATGAGCGCGACAAAACAGAATCGAGCCGGTATGTTAACGAGTACCAGCGGAATTTCATAAATGATGAACCGATTCCGGGAATCGCAGCAGAGCTCGCTCTGTACAAACAATTACTGCCTGGTATTACGGCAGAGGAAGTAAACGATCTTGCATCAGAAAGAATGAGGCCCGGTAATTCAACCATTCTCGTCGCGGCACCTGAGAAAGACAGTGTCAGACTTCCGTCGGAGAATGAAGTGCTGGCTGTTGTAAGTGCGGCGGGAGCCTTGAAACTCGAGCCGTACGTTGATCGTGTGAGCTCCGAGCCGCTGATTGCAAAGCTGCCGGTTCCTGGAAAAATTGTCGCAGAGAAAAAGATACCTTCGATTGGGATCACTGAATGGAGACTTTCAAATGGGGCAAGAGTTGTGTTGAAGCCCACCGATTTCAAGAACGATGAGATTCTTTTCTCTTCTTACGCTCCCGGCGGCTCGTCGCTCGTCGATGACAGCGATTACCTTTCAGCAATTGCCGCCACCGGCATTATCGCTCAAGCCGGGATCGGAGATTTTGATGCCGTTACACTCAACAAGAAACTGGCGGGCAAAGTCGTATCTGTCAGCCCGATGATCTCTGAAATCTACGAAGGTCTCCGAGGTAATTCATCGCCGAAAGATATTGAGACATTGTTCCAACTTGTATATCTCTACTCGACTTCACCAAGAAGGGACACGGCTGCGTTCTCGGCCTACATGACGCGATGGAAAGAGTCTTTGCAGAATGTGAGTGCTAACCCGCAGGCGGTGTTCAATGACACGATCCGAGTGACGATGTCAAATTATCATTTTAGAGGACGTCCCATAACGACAGGCTTGCTGGATGAAGTCAGGTTGGACGAAGCTCTCTCCATTTACAAGTCACGGTTTGCGGACTTCAGCAGTTCCACTTTCTTCTTTGTAGGATCGTTCCAGGTTGACAGCTTAAAGCCCTTCGCTGAGCAGTATCTTGCTTCTTTACCCTCTTTGAACCGTGGTGAAAAGTGGAAGGACATAGGGATGGAACCACCCAAAGGTGTCATAGCCAAGGAAGTGCGAAAAGGTGTCGAGCCAAAGAGCCTGGTCAATCTCACATTCACCGGACCATTTGTGTGGTCGCAACAAAACCGGTACGATTTTGAAGCTATGATGGGCATCCTCAACATCAGGCTCCGCGAGGTACTGAGGGAAGATAAAGGTGCGACTTACGGAGTTAGAGTAAACGGCAATTCACATTCCATCCCGAAACCGGAATACAGCATCACGATTTCATGGGGATGCAGTCCCGACCGCGTGGATGAGCTTGTGAAGCAGGTGCTGATTCAAATAGACAGCCTGAAACTCAAAGGACCGGATTCGGTTTACATCCAGAAGGAAAAGGAGTTGGAGCGCCGCTCCCTCGAAGTAAATTTGAAACAAAACGGTTATTGGATGTCGAGATTGTACGGGTGCTATCTTGACAACGAAGATCCAGAGGTGATTCTGAACTATCCTAAACTTATCGACGGGCTTACGGAAGGTGCCATTCAGTCGGCGGCGAAGGAGTATTTCAGCATGGATAATTATGTGAAGGTTGTGCTTTATCCGGAAAAATGA